In Quercus robur chromosome 10, dhQueRobu3.1, whole genome shotgun sequence, a genomic segment contains:
- the LOC126701682 gene encoding SWI/SNF complex component SNF12 homolog, which yields MAMNNSNNPTKNVGGPIPFGNSGTVSQPPHLLSQSQPQTQGGPHFPGHFQLSEPQSQAFAYAQAQAQAQAVQAQFQAQLQAQAQVQAQTVAQLHAGNTSNVGVSSPPVVTPITGSAKRSSQKPPSRPPGSSNANTGSPYKTMELTPAARRKKRKQPEKQIPDKVAALLPESALYTQMLELETRVDAALARKKTDIQESLKSPPRVQKTLRIYVFNTFTNQIQTSPDSTNAEPPSWSLKMIGRILEDGRDPVVAGMMQRPSSSYPKFSAFFKKITIYLDQNLYPDNHVILWESARSPALHEGFEVKRKGDKEFNAIIRLEMNYAPEKFKLSQALTEILGIEVDTRPRIIAAIWHYVKAKKLQSPNDPSFFTCDPPLQKVFGEEKMKFSMVTQKISVHLTPPQPIHLEHKIKLSGNSPAGNTCYDVLVDVPFQLEKEMSAFLANIERHKEIDACDELICASIKKIHEHRRRRAFFLGFSQSPAEFINALIASQSKDLKLVAGDASRNAEKERRSDFYNQPWVEDAVIRYLNRKSAASDAPGST from the exons ATGGCAATGAATAATAGTAATAACCCGACTAAGAATGTTGGGGGGCCAATCCCTTTTGGTAATTCTGGGACAGTTTCACAGCCCCCACATCTTCTCTCTCAGTCACAACCACAAACACAAGGTGGGCCTCACTTTCCAGGCCACTTTCAGTTGTCTGAGCCTCAAAGTCAGGCGTTTGCTTATGCGCAAGCACAAGCGCAAGCTCAGGCTGTGCAGGCTCAATTTCAAGCCCAGTTACAAGCTCAAGCACAAGTTCAGGCTCAAACTGTTGCCCAGTTACATGCTGGGAATACTAGTAATGTAGGTGTGTCGTCTCCTCCTGTTGTGACCCCTATTACTGGGAGTGCCAAGAGGAGTTCCCAAAAGCCGCCTTCTAGGCCTCCAGGTTCATCCAATGCCAACACGGGGTCACCGTATAAGACTATGGAGTTGACACCAGCTGCTCGTAGAAAGAAGCGGAAGCAACCTGAGAAGCAAATACCAGATAAAGTGGCTGCACTTCTGCCGGAGTCTGCTCTTTACACTCAAATGCTTGAATTGGAGACTCGGGTTGATGCTGCTTTGGCAAGAAAGAAGACTGACATTCAGGAGTCTCTTAAAAGCCCTCCCCGTGTTCAGAAAACACTCCGGATTTATGTCTTCAACACCTTCACAAATCAGATACAAACAAGTCCTGATAGCACGAATGCAGAACCCCCTTCTTGGTCTCTTAAGATGATTGGGAGGATATTGGAAGATGGAAGGGATCCTGTGGTGGCTGGAATGATGCAGAGACCAAGCTCTTCTTACCCAAAGTTTTCAgcatttttcaagaaaattaccaTATACTTGGACCAGAACCTCTATCCAGATAACCATGTAATCTTATGGGAGAGTGCTCGCTCACCTGCTCTTCATGAGGGATTTGAGGTGAAGAGAAAGGGGGATAAGGAATTCAATGCAATAATAAGACTGGAAATGAATTATGCACCAGAGAAATTCAAACTTTCACAGGCTCTGACTGAAATTCTTGGAATTGAGGTAGATACCCGCCCAAGGATTATCGCAGCAATTTGGCACTATGTGAAGGCTAAGAAGTTGCAAAGCCCTAATGACCCTTCCTTCTTTACATGTGATCCACCTCTTCAGAAAGTGTTTGgggaagagaaaatgaaattttccatGGTAACACAGAAGATATCAGTGCATTTGACGCCTCCACAGCCTATACATTTGGAGCATAAAATCAAGCTTTCAGGAAATTCTCCTGCTGGCAATACTTGTTACGATGTGCTGGTTGATGTGCCTTTTCAATTGGAAAAGGAAATGTCTGCCTTCTTGGCAAACATCGAAAGGCACAAAGAGATTGATGCCTGTGATGAATTGATTTGTGCTTCTATAAAGAAGATCCATGAGCATCGTAGGAGGCGGGCTTTCTTTCTTGGGTTTAGCCAGTCTCCAGCAGAATTTATTAATGCCTTGATTGCTTCTCAGAGCAAGGATCTAAAGCTTGTTGCTGGAGATGCTAGCCGTAATGCAGAAAAAGAGCGCCGTTCTGATTTCTATAATCAACCATG GGTTGAAGATGCTGTTATTCGTTACCTGAACCGCAAATCTGCTGCTAGTGATGCTCCTGGTAGCACTTGA